The Thermoflexus hugenholtzii JAD2 genomic interval TGGCGGCGGCCAAGGCCTACCTCAACGCCCTGCTTCGGCTGGCGCGCGCCCCCCAGGGCGCCCGCGTGGAGCTCTCCGTCCCTGTGCCATGAGGGCCTCAACGATCTTCACACTTCCACAAACGGAGGGGTCGCGATGGGCATGACCATGGCCGAGAAGATCATCGCTGCCCACGCCGGGGTGGACCGCGTGGAGCCTGGGGAGCTGGTGGAGGTGCGGGTGGACTTCGTGATGGCCAACGACATCACGGCGGCCCTGGCCATCCGGGAGTTCGAGAAGCTGGAGGTCGAGGGGGTCTTTGACCGGGAGCGGGTGGCCTTCGTGGCCGATCACTTCGTGCCTCCCCCGAACATCAAAGCGGCCGAGCAGTGTCAAGCGGTCCGCACCTGGGCCCGCCGCAAGGGGATCCTCTATTTCGAAGGAGGACGCGACGGAGGCATCGAGCACATCGTGCTCCCGGAGCAGGGTTTGGTCCTCCCGGGAGAGATCATCATCGGAGCCGACTCCCACACCTGCACCTACGGAGCTCTGGGCGCCTTCGCCACCGGGGTGGGCTCCACCGACGCCGCCGTCGCCATGGCGACGGGGCGGCTGTGGCTGAAGGTTCCTCCCACCATGAGGCTGTTCTACCACGGGACCCTGCGCCCATGGGTGACGGCCAAGGACCTCATCCTCCACACCATCGGCCGCATCGGGGTGGATGGGGCGCTTTATATGGCGATGTATTTCACCGGCCCTGTCATCTCGCAGCTCAGCATGGATGCCCGCTTCACCATCACCAACATGGCCATCGAGGCCGGGGCGAAGACGGGGCTGATGGACGTCGACGAGAAGACCTTGGAGTTCGTGCGGCCGCGGG includes:
- the leuC gene encoding 3-isopropylmalate dehydratase large subunit, with translation MGMTMAEKIIAAHAGVDRVEPGELVEVRVDFVMANDITAALAIREFEKLEVEGVFDRERVAFVADHFVPPPNIKAAEQCQAVRTWARRKGILYFEGGRDGGIEHIVLPEQGLVLPGEIIIGADSHTCTYGALGAFATGVGSTDAAVAMATGRLWLKVPPTMRLFYHGTLRPWVTAKDLILHTIGRIGVDGALYMAMYFTGPVISQLSMDARFTITNMAIEAGAKTGLMDVDEKTLEFVRPRARRPFTVYRDDPDARYEVELDFNVSDWEPAVAAPHLPSNVRPVGELSHIRIDQVFIGSCTNGRIEDLRLAARILQGQRVHPEVRCIIIPGSGAVYRQALAEGLIDIFVEAGAVVGLPSCGPCMGGYSGVLGPGERCVSTTNRNFVGRMGHPTSEVYLANPAVAAASAILGRIASPEEVPTMAVAA